Proteins encoded by one window of Flagellimonas lutaonensis:
- a CDS encoding 1-phosphofructokinase family hexose kinase, translating to MNNIITLTVNPALDKSTTVAGIVPNKKLRCASPVFDPGGGGINVSRAIKKLGGTSLCMYLAGGQTGNHLTNLLTKEGIRQETIFIEGWTRDNLSVTDTATEQQYRFGMPGPNVSKAEWLNCLEEVEKKLSENDFLIASGRLAPKMPNDFYARLSALAKKKEARLVLDTSGEALKEGAAAGVYLLKPNLGELSTLLGVTSITADELEPLSKKFVKEHHSEVLVVSLGAKGALLVTKDLCEHIPAPTVHQKSTVGAGDSMVAGMVFGLANGKSLSEMVRYGVACGTAATMTPGTELCRKEDVNRLYEWIVHTNVKN from the coding sequence ATGAACAATATCATCACATTGACCGTAAACCCTGCGCTCGACAAGAGCACCACGGTCGCGGGCATTGTTCCGAACAAGAAATTGCGTTGTGCATCACCCGTTTTTGACCCAGGCGGCGGCGGTATAAATGTCTCCCGCGCCATTAAAAAGTTGGGGGGCACCTCACTGTGCATGTATCTCGCCGGCGGCCAAACGGGCAATCACCTCACAAACCTGCTCACCAAAGAAGGCATACGGCAAGAGACCATTTTCATAGAAGGATGGACGCGCGACAATCTTTCGGTGACCGATACCGCCACCGAACAACAATATCGGTTTGGCATGCCGGGGCCCAATGTCAGCAAAGCAGAATGGCTAAACTGTTTGGAAGAGGTTGAGAAAAAATTGTCCGAGAACGATTTTTTGATCGCCAGCGGCAGATTGGCACCCAAAATGCCCAATGATTTTTATGCAAGGCTTTCCGCTTTGGCAAAGAAGAAAGAGGCACGCTTAGTGTTGGACACTTCGGGCGAGGCCCTCAAAGAAGGGGCAGCTGCTGGAGTATATTTGCTCAAGCCCAATCTGGGCGAACTCAGTACGCTTTTGGGGGTAACCTCCATCACTGCTGATGAACTTGAACCGTTGTCAAAAAAATTTGTTAAAGAACATCATAGCGAGGTTCTTGTGGTTTCGTTGGGTGCCAAGGGAGCCCTATTGGTCACCAAAGATTTGTGTGAACACATTCCCGCCCCGACGGTACACCAAAAAAGCACAGTTGGTGCCGGCGACAGTATGGTAGCGGGAATGGTATTTGGCCTGGCCAACGGAAAATCACTTTCAGAAATGGTGCGTTACGGGGTGGCCTGTGGCACCGCCGCCACTATGACCCCGGGCACAGAACTTTGTAGAAAAGAAGATGTGAACCGACTCTATGAATGGATTGTTCACACAAATGTTAAAAATTGA
- a CDS encoding TetR/AcrR family transcriptional regulator has product MNVLSDKQHRIFETTLKLIAEHGLHNTPMSLVSKRSGVSTGAIYHHFNGKEHLINELYIYVKQDLIDNIFENVDSNQEFKEKFHRIWSNYFYYLIKNPDILSFIEQCSISPIINEKTRKKAEKFSGPLIEFFENGIKDKQIVDNEIELILAITNGNVVALAKLFISGMLSINQETVNKAINISLKGLSK; this is encoded by the coding sequence ATGAATGTTCTATCGGATAAACAACATAGAATTTTTGAAACGACCCTAAAACTAATTGCTGAACATGGCTTGCATAACACTCCTATGTCATTGGTGAGCAAACGATCAGGCGTGTCAACAGGTGCAATTTATCATCATTTTAATGGCAAGGAGCATTTAATCAATGAATTATATATATACGTTAAGCAAGATTTAATTGATAATATTTTTGAGAATGTTGATAGCAACCAAGAGTTTAAGGAAAAATTCCACAGAATTTGGAGTAATTATTTTTACTATTTGATTAAAAACCCTGATATACTGTCTTTTATAGAACAATGTTCAATCTCTCCCATCATCAATGAAAAAACAAGAAAAAAAGCTGAAAAATTTAGTGGGCCACTTATAGAATTTTTTGAAAATGGCATTAAAGACAAACAAATTGTTGATAATGAGATTGAACTGATTTTGGCAATAACGAACGGCAATGTAGTAGCTCTTGCTAAATTATTTATATCTGGAATGTTGTCTATAAATCAAGAAACTGTAAACAAAGCAATAAACATTTCCTTAAAGGGTTTATCGAAATAA
- a CDS encoding SDR family NAD(P)-dependent oxidoreductase, translating into MNKTKGNVLITGASAGAGRAIAVKFASKGFNIIAVARRKDKLDSLKNELQSGYGSDVTILPTDLENEKAVYELYDKAKEIGIDVLVNNAGLGEWNLAWETSSERLDAMINLNIKALSILSTCFVKDNVSRKSTLINIASLAGYSLFSTAIPYSATKFFVTSFTEGLTHDLKLANSPFQAKLMAPGPIDTEFTKISLEQSKLGDIDTSNVQFHTPEQIAAFTYQLYESDKPVGMVDMASMGFVLTDTIHPSASIK; encoded by the coding sequence ATGAATAAAACAAAAGGAAATGTATTGATCACAGGGGCAAGTGCCGGGGCAGGCAGGGCTATTGCGGTCAAATTTGCGAGCAAAGGTTTTAACATAATTGCCGTTGCCCGCAGAAAAGATAAACTTGACAGTTTAAAAAATGAACTTCAATCAGGGTATGGTTCTGATGTGACAATTTTACCGACCGATCTAGAGAATGAAAAAGCTGTTTATGAACTTTATGATAAAGCCAAAGAAATAGGAATTGATGTTCTTGTTAATAATGCTGGATTAGGAGAATGGAATTTAGCATGGGAAACAAGTTCAGAAAGATTAGATGCTATGATTAACCTGAATATTAAAGCGCTTTCAATTTTATCAACCTGTTTTGTTAAAGACAATGTCAGTAGAAAGTCAACTTTGATAAACATCGCTTCGTTGGCAGGTTATTCTCTGTTTAGTACAGCAATTCCTTATAGTGCTACCAAGTTTTTTGTTACATCGTTTACCGAAGGCTTGACACATGATTTAAAACTAGCCAACAGCCCCTTTCAAGCCAAATTAATGGCCCCGGGTCCCATTGATACGGAATTCACTAAAATTTCTTTAGAGCAATCAAAACTAGGCGATATTGACACTAGTAACGTTCAGTTTCACACCCCTGAACAAATTGCGGCGTTTACTTACCAACTTTATGAAAGTGATAAACCTGTGGGTATGGTCGATATGGCCAGTATGGGTTTTGTTTTAACCGACACAATTCATCCATCGGCAAGTATCAAATGA
- the ppsA gene encoding phosphoenolpyruvate synthase, protein MAANIKYFNEIKMADVPTVGGKNASLGEMYNQLTQQGVRVPDGFATTAEAFWKFLDENSIRRPLQDILSKLDTETYANLGEIGQKARNLILRGSFSSTFSKEITEAYKRLCDNTECAVAVRSSATAEDLPTASFAGQHDTFLNISGEKKLLEAVKKCFASLYTDRAIKYRDDKGFKHNEVALSVGVQQMVRADKGCSGVGFTIEPESGFENVILLSGVWGLGENIVQGAVNPDEFYVFKPTLQMGKNPIIQKKMGDKKLTMIYGKSKDGAATANIHTPKPKQRQFVLSDQEIITLAKWASLIEQHYEKPMDIEWAKDGLTNELFIIQARPETVHQSENKNLHIEYKLKEKGNVITKGNAVGSKIKVGIPTLLKSPKEAKNLTPGHIIVTDTITPDWDPLLKQSGGIITNKGGRTSHAAIVARELGVPAIVGCGNATTNIKDGEPITLSCAQGKTGYVYEEELTFDEKEIDFSNISMPRTEAKMILADPENAFQLSYYPNNGVGLLRMEFIITHSVKIHPMALVKFDELKNAGVIRKIEKMTHGYQNKADYFIDHLSQGIATIAAAFYPKEVIVRLSDFKTNEYANLIGGTGFEPDEENPMLGFRGAARYYSDLYKEGFALECAAIKKVRETMGLDNLKVMVPFCRTLEEGKKVVEIMKENGLKRGKNGLEVYTMIEIPSNVILADEFAKIFDGFSIGSNDLTQLTLGIDRDSEIMGKLFDENDAAAKKMIAMAIDSARQTGTKIGLCGQAPSDFPEFAAFLVEKGIDSISFNPDALLQGIENINKAEVDLKSEALA, encoded by the coding sequence ATGGCTGCTAACATCAAGTACTTCAACGAAATAAAAATGGCCGATGTGCCTACCGTAGGGGGGAAAAATGCCTCACTGGGCGAAATGTACAACCAATTGACCCAACAGGGGGTACGTGTGCCCGATGGTTTTGCGACCACGGCGGAAGCCTTTTGGAAGTTCTTGGATGAAAACTCCATACGAAGACCATTGCAGGATATCCTTTCAAAATTGGATACCGAAACCTATGCCAATCTGGGTGAAATAGGCCAAAAGGCACGTAATCTCATTTTGAGAGGAAGCTTTTCAAGCACCTTTTCAAAAGAAATCACCGAGGCCTATAAAAGACTTTGCGATAACACAGAATGTGCCGTAGCAGTTCGCAGCAGTGCCACCGCAGAAGATTTGCCCACTGCCAGTTTTGCCGGCCAGCACGATACCTTTTTGAACATTTCCGGCGAAAAGAAACTGCTTGAGGCCGTTAAAAAATGTTTTGCTTCCTTATATACCGATCGCGCCATCAAATATCGTGACGACAAGGGGTTTAAACACAATGAGGTCGCCCTTTCGGTAGGCGTACAACAAATGGTACGGGCCGATAAGGGCTGCTCGGGCGTAGGCTTTACCATCGAACCCGAATCGGGATTTGAAAATGTCATCTTGCTTTCGGGCGTATGGGGCTTGGGCGAGAATATCGTTCAAGGTGCTGTCAATCCCGATGAGTTTTATGTGTTCAAGCCCACATTGCAGATGGGGAAAAATCCCATCATCCAAAAGAAAATGGGCGACAAGAAATTGACCATGATCTATGGAAAATCAAAGGATGGTGCCGCTACGGCCAACATACACACGCCAAAACCCAAGCAACGGCAGTTTGTGCTCTCCGACCAAGAAATAATCACCTTGGCAAAATGGGCATCGCTCATCGAACAGCATTATGAAAAACCTATGGACATCGAATGGGCAAAAGACGGCCTCACGAACGAGCTGTTTATCATTCAGGCAAGACCTGAAACAGTACATCAGTCCGAAAACAAAAATCTGCACATTGAGTATAAATTGAAGGAAAAAGGCAATGTAATCACGAAAGGAAACGCCGTAGGTTCCAAAATAAAGGTCGGCATCCCTACCCTCTTAAAATCCCCCAAGGAAGCCAAAAATCTGACCCCCGGCCATATCATCGTTACCGATACGATCACACCCGATTGGGATCCCTTATTAAAACAGTCGGGCGGCATCATTACCAACAAGGGCGGACGGACCAGCCACGCCGCAATCGTGGCCCGTGAGCTGGGGGTGCCCGCCATTGTGGGCTGCGGAAACGCCACAACGAATATCAAGGATGGCGAACCCATAACCTTATCCTGCGCCCAGGGAAAAACGGGCTACGTCTACGAGGAGGAACTCACTTTCGATGAAAAGGAAATCGATTTTTCGAACATATCGATGCCCCGTACAGAAGCGAAAATGATTCTGGCCGATCCCGAAAACGCCTTCCAACTTTCATATTACCCCAACAATGGCGTGGGATTGCTGCGTATGGAGTTTATCATTACCCATTCCGTGAAAATACATCCCATGGCCTTGGTCAAGTTCGACGAACTGAAAAATGCAGGTGTCATTAGAAAAATCGAAAAGATGACACACGGCTACCAAAACAAAGCGGATTATTTTATCGATCATTTATCACAAGGAATCGCCACGATCGCGGCGGCATTTTACCCCAAGGAAGTCATCGTGCGGTTGAGCGATTTCAAGACCAACGAATATGCCAACCTTATCGGAGGTACGGGTTTTGAGCCCGATGAGGAAAATCCGATGTTGGGTTTCAGGGGTGCGGCCCGATATTACAGCGATCTGTACAAAGAAGGGTTCGCCCTAGAATGTGCCGCCATTAAAAAAGTACGGGAAACCATGGGGCTCGACAACCTAAAAGTAATGGTGCCCTTTTGCCGAACCTTGGAAGAGGGCAAAAAAGTAGTGGAGATCATGAAGGAAAACGGATTGAAACGCGGCAAAAACGGCCTTGAGGTCTATACCATGATCGAGATTCCCAGCAATGTGATCCTTGCTGATGAGTTCGCCAAAATCTTTGATGGGTTTTCAATTGGTTCAAACGACCTTACCCAACTCACACTCGGTATCGATCGTGATTCAGAAATCATGGGCAAACTCTTCGATGAAAACGACGCTGCCGCCAAAAAAATGATTGCCATGGCCATAGACTCGGCGCGTCAAACAGGTACAAAAATAGGGCTGTGCGGGCAGGCACCCAGCGATTTTCCAGAATTTGCAGCCTTTCTGGTCGAAAAAGGCATTGATAGTATTTCCTTTAATCCCGATGCGTTGTTGCAGGGTATCGAAAACATCAACAAGGCGGAAGTCGACTTGAAAAGTGAAGCGTTGGCCTAA
- a CDS encoding ATP cone domain-containing protein, whose protein sequence is MNEQFEVIKSTGEKAPFSLNKLKASLKKSGANDQVVEHIVQIIKNELYPEITTEEIHNRAFALLKRERSVFASKYKLKKAIYELGPTGFPFERFVGQLLKYSGYTVEVGQTVQGFCVKHEIDVLAENSDRFILVECKFHGDKTKKCNVKDPLYLHSRYNDVQKRWNGTHGKKPLKEVWLVTNTRFTADALQYGKCAGLFLLGWNHPKNDALKDRIDRLGLYPITVSTLLTKREKEFLLSRDVVLCRQLLGDRFFLDHLGISDTRKKRILDEMNMLCTHNDLENAND, encoded by the coding sequence ATGAACGAACAGTTCGAGGTAATCAAATCTACTGGCGAAAAGGCACCGTTTTCGCTAAACAAGCTCAAGGCTTCCTTAAAAAAATCGGGGGCCAACGATCAAGTAGTTGAACACATTGTACAGATCATAAAAAATGAACTGTACCCAGAAATCACCACGGAGGAAATCCACAATAGGGCTTTTGCACTGCTAAAGCGTGAACGTTCTGTATTTGCCTCAAAATACAAACTGAAGAAAGCCATTTACGAGCTGGGTCCGACAGGGTTTCCGTTTGAAAGGTTTGTTGGGCAATTATTGAAATATTCGGGCTATACCGTAGAAGTCGGCCAAACAGTACAAGGGTTCTGCGTAAAACACGAAATAGATGTGCTGGCCGAAAACAGTGATCGGTTTATACTGGTAGAGTGCAAGTTTCACGGTGACAAGACCAAAAAGTGCAATGTGAAAGACCCACTTTACCTACACAGTCGCTACAATGATGTACAGAAAAGATGGAACGGCACGCATGGCAAAAAACCTTTAAAAGAGGTTTGGTTGGTTACCAATACCCGTTTCACCGCCGATGCATTGCAGTACGGTAAATGTGCAGGGTTGTTTCTTTTGGGATGGAACCACCCCAAGAACGATGCCCTCAAAGACCGTATAGACCGGCTTGGCCTATACCCCATCACGGTATCTACCCTGCTCACTAAGCGAGAAAAGGAATTTCTGCTGAGCAGAGATGTGGTACTCTGCCGCCAACTGTTGGGCGACCGTTTTTTTCTTGACCATTTGGGCATATCAGACACCCGAAAGAAAAGGATTCTTGATGAGATGAACATGCTGTGCACCCATAACGATCTTGAAAATGCCAATGATTAA
- a CDS encoding c-type cytochrome, whose translation MKDKNKTSCKLSNHLLVFIFLCVGVLLSSCNEQARGFALPEGNVEAGKATYRRLACNECHSISGIEWIGGSDSLNIPLGGDVPAKKSYGNLVTSVINPTHKIARSYEQKGTNETGLSKMKNYNEVMTVQELVDLVTFLQTEYKISIPPTHYHPYY comes from the coding sequence ATGAAAGATAAAAATAAAACTTCGTGCAAACTGTCAAATCATCTACTGGTTTTCATTTTTTTATGTGTTGGTGTACTTTTGAGTAGTTGCAATGAGCAAGCACGTGGCTTTGCCTTACCCGAAGGCAATGTCGAAGCAGGTAAAGCAACTTATAGGAGATTGGCCTGCAATGAATGTCATAGTATTTCAGGAATCGAGTGGATTGGAGGAAGCGATAGTCTCAACATACCCCTTGGCGGTGACGTACCTGCTAAAAAATCCTACGGGAATCTCGTTACTTCGGTCATCAATCCTACACACAAAATCGCACGCAGCTACGAACAAAAGGGTACTAACGAAACAGGTCTTTCCAAGATGAAGAACTACAACGAGGTCATGACGGTCCAAGAACTCGTCGATCTGGTCACTTTTCTTCAAACGGAATACAAAATAAGCATACCGCCAACACATTACCATCCTTATTATTGA
- a CDS encoding pyridoxamine 5'-phosphate oxidase family protein, with the protein MIKNLGQKDCIELLRNKYIGRLAYMVGKIPFVAPITYYFLDIENDGGIISYSLEGHKIDAMRKNRYVSLQVDEIESMDHWKSVLVHGEFEELHQIDAKHLLHEFSQGVKDLINRNPNKDVQFIHEFSSKLGAEGSSPIVYRINILEITGKQREG; encoded by the coding sequence ATGATAAAGAATCTTGGGCAAAAAGACTGCATTGAACTGCTTCGAAACAAATACATAGGAAGACTGGCGTATATGGTGGGTAAAATCCCTTTTGTGGCCCCAATAACCTATTACTTCCTTGATATAGAAAATGATGGTGGCATCATTAGCTACTCTTTGGAAGGGCATAAAATCGATGCAATGAGAAAAAACAGGTACGTATCGTTACAGGTAGATGAAATCGAATCTATGGACCATTGGAAATCTGTTTTGGTGCATGGTGAATTTGAAGAACTGCATCAGATAGATGCCAAACACCTGCTGCACGAGTTTTCACAGGGCGTAAAAGACCTCATCAATCGCAATCCCAATAAAGACGTTCAGTTCATCCATGAATTTTCGAGCAAACTGGGTGCCGAAGGCTCCTCCCCGATTGTTTACCGCATCAACATACTCGAAATAACAGGAAAGCAAAGAGAGGGGTAG
- a CDS encoding MBL fold metallo-hydrolase RNA specificity domain-containing protein has translation MPMIKVHFLGAAGTVTGSKFYLETPEKNLMVDCGMFQGLKELRLKNWEPLPINPTRLDAVLLTHGHLDHTGYLPKLVKEGFRGTVHGTAPTLDITEIVLLDSAKIHEEEAQLANTEGYSKHDPALPLYTLKEAEFTLNLFKPQKRDVWHTLSENIKYRFRYNGHIIGATFIEINIYGKRFVFSGDIGRQEDLLLEPPERPKWADYLFMESTYGDKHHPEEDVETILIKLISKTIQQRGHLIILSFAVERLQSLMYLLWHLYKKNRIPNIPIYVDSPMGNNVLSVFERHQHWHRLPMNEYRAMCRHINIVQSYRETWQTIDDPRPKIIIAGSGMVTGGRVLTYLQQLIDRPSTTILLVGYMAEGTRGRKLLEGSNEIKIYGKLYPVKASIYHLESLSAHADQQELLHWLGKLRNIPESVFLVHGEPSDLNTFRAKLNNTFGWHVRVPQLNEALTLVV, from the coding sequence ATGCCAATGATTAAAGTACATTTTCTCGGGGCCGCGGGTACGGTGACGGGTTCAAAATTCTATTTGGAAACGCCCGAAAAAAACCTGATGGTTGACTGTGGCATGTTTCAGGGCCTCAAAGAACTGCGGTTGAAAAATTGGGAACCCTTGCCCATAAATCCCACAAGGCTAGATGCCGTATTGTTGACCCATGGCCATTTAGACCATACCGGCTACCTGCCCAAACTCGTCAAAGAGGGCTTTCGGGGTACTGTTCATGGTACCGCGCCGACTCTGGACATTACAGAGATTGTACTTCTTGACAGTGCCAAAATTCATGAAGAAGAGGCCCAATTGGCCAACACCGAGGGGTATTCAAAACATGATCCGGCCCTCCCTCTCTATACATTGAAAGAAGCTGAATTTACCCTGAATTTATTCAAGCCCCAAAAACGTGATGTCTGGCATACGTTGTCAGAAAATATCAAATACCGCTTTCGCTACAACGGCCATATCATCGGCGCCACTTTCATTGAAATCAATATCTATGGAAAACGATTCGTATTTTCGGGCGATATCGGCAGACAGGAAGATTTGTTGCTAGAGCCACCTGAACGCCCCAAATGGGCAGACTATCTTTTTATGGAAAGCACCTATGGCGACAAACATCACCCTGAAGAAGACGTCGAGACAATACTGATCAAGTTGATCAGCAAGACCATTCAACAAAGGGGGCATCTTATCATTCTCTCATTTGCTGTCGAGCGGTTACAATCGCTTATGTATTTGCTGTGGCACTTGTACAAGAAGAATAGAATCCCGAACATCCCTATTTATGTTGACAGCCCTATGGGCAACAACGTGCTTTCCGTTTTTGAAAGACATCAACATTGGCACCGTTTGCCCATGAACGAATATAGGGCCATGTGCCGCCACATCAATATCGTTCAATCGTATCGGGAAACATGGCAAACCATAGACGACCCAAGACCAAAGATTATCATCGCAGGTAGTGGCATGGTCACCGGAGGCAGGGTACTCACTTATCTGCAGCAACTCATCGATCGGCCCTCGACCACTATATTATTGGTGGGTTATATGGCCGAGGGAACGCGCGGCAGAAAATTGCTCGAAGGGTCAAATGAAATCAAGATATATGGAAAACTCTATCCTGTAAAGGCCAGCATTTACCACTTGGAAAGCCTTTCTGCACATGCCGACCAACAAGAGTTGTTGCATTGGCTGGGCAAACTGCGCAACATTCCCGAAAGTGTATTCTTGGTGCACGGTGAACCCAGTGACCTTAACACATTCAGAGCAAAACTCAACAATACTTTCGGATGGCATGTACGAGTGCCCCAACTGAACGAAGCATTGACCCTAGTGGTATGA
- a CDS encoding OmpA/MotB family protein, with the protein MKTIQFMAIGLVVLMTSCVSQKKYAAAQDRVALCENNLQNSQNEVALLQTNLANEKNRSKSLEQQMEYFKSTNTDLLARLSDLSVVSKSGAESIKQSLEALNEQNKYIRDLTTSMQRKDSINLVLVMNLKRSLDDFDDDDINIEVKKGVIYVSISDKMLFRSGSYQISDRAEEVIGKIAKIVNDHKELDILVEGHTDNVPIANECMVDNWDLSVKRATSIVRLMQNKFGVQPSRMTAGGRSEYLPKTTNETVDGRTKNRRTEIVILPKLDQFFELLEPPTTSVEVEQPE; encoded by the coding sequence ATGAAGACCATACAATTTATGGCCATAGGCTTGGTTGTTTTAATGACATCATGCGTGAGCCAAAAAAAGTACGCCGCGGCACAAGACAGGGTGGCACTTTGTGAAAATAATCTTCAGAACAGCCAAAACGAGGTTGCCTTACTTCAGACTAATCTGGCCAATGAAAAAAACCGATCCAAATCATTGGAACAGCAAATGGAATACTTCAAAAGCACCAATACCGATCTTTTGGCCCGCTTATCGGATCTTTCGGTCGTGAGCAAATCGGGTGCCGAGAGTATCAAACAATCGCTGGAGGCGCTCAACGAGCAGAACAAATACATCAGGGACCTAACGACATCGATGCAACGAAAAGATTCCATCAATCTTGTACTCGTCATGAACCTCAAACGTTCGCTTGACGATTTTGACGACGACGATATCAATATCGAGGTTAAAAAGGGGGTGATCTATGTTTCCATCTCGGATAAAATGTTGTTCAGGTCGGGCAGTTACCAAATCAGTGACCGCGCCGAAGAGGTCATCGGTAAAATCGCCAAGATCGTCAACGATCATAAAGAACTCGATATTCTGGTGGAGGGCCATACCGATAATGTGCCGATTGCCAACGAATGCATGGTCGATAATTGGGATTTGAGCGTCAAACGGGCCACATCGATCGTGCGATTGATGCAGAACAAATTCGGGGTACAGCCTTCGCGGATGACCGCCGGTGGCCGTTCGGAATACCTGCCCAAGACCACCAACGAAACCGTGGACGGGAGGACAAAAAATCGGCGTACCGAGATCGTCATTCTACCCAAGCTCGACCAGTTTTTTGAATTGTTGGAACCACCGACAACTAGTGTCGAAGTAGAGCAGCCAGAGTAA
- a CDS encoding aldo/keto reductase, with product MEYLALGNTGLYVSRLCLGTMTFGKNTLYNPIGSLEEKEVKQLVDRAFDVGINFFDTANLYAMGESEKLLGKAIGKRREEAVIATKLYNPFTNDMNSLGTSRKAIMREVEASLKRLNTDYIDLYQVHSWDPTTPLEETLSGLDDLVRSGKVRYIGLSNFTGWQIAKAHGISEAKGFHKFISAQSHYSLVGRELEYEVLPAVRDLKMGVMVWSPLASGFLTGKYTGENAEKGRRSHFSFPPIELEQGDKVVEILKEIASTHQATPAQIALAWLLHRKGITSIIIGVRRIDQFEDNIGSVKIKLSSEELEQLNAVSQPKTPFMYMDFSLQRGQTLHERITQMKSH from the coding sequence ATGGAATATTTAGCACTTGGAAATACAGGACTGTACGTTTCCCGCCTATGCCTCGGGACAATGACTTTTGGAAAAAACACCTTATATAATCCAATAGGAAGTTTGGAAGAGAAAGAAGTCAAGCAGTTGGTTGACCGCGCATTTGATGTAGGTATAAACTTCTTTGACACGGCAAACTTATATGCTATGGGCGAATCGGAAAAATTGCTCGGAAAAGCAATAGGCAAAAGACGTGAAGAAGCTGTAATTGCAACCAAACTATACAATCCTTTCACAAATGATATGAATTCACTTGGCACCAGCCGAAAAGCAATTATGCGTGAAGTGGAGGCAAGTCTTAAAAGACTTAATACGGACTATATCGACCTTTATCAGGTACATTCTTGGGATCCTACAACGCCCCTTGAAGAAACGCTTTCAGGATTGGATGATCTTGTTAGGTCTGGAAAAGTCAGATACATCGGGCTGTCAAATTTTACCGGATGGCAGATAGCAAAAGCACATGGAATTTCAGAAGCCAAAGGTTTTCATAAGTTCATTTCGGCCCAGTCGCACTATTCGCTTGTCGGTCGGGAACTTGAATATGAGGTACTTCCTGCCGTGCGTGACCTTAAAATGGGAGTCATGGTTTGGAGTCCGCTTGCCAGCGGTTTTCTTACCGGCAAATATACCGGTGAAAATGCCGAAAAAGGAAGACGAAGCCATTTTTCATTTCCACCCATAGAACTTGAACAGGGCGATAAAGTTGTTGAAATATTAAAAGAAATTGCATCCACCCACCAAGCAACACCCGCCCAAATTGCGCTCGCTTGGCTATTGCATCGAAAAGGAATTACGAGCATAATTATCGGTGTGAGGCGTATTGACCAGTTTGAAGACAACATAGGTTCTGTTAAAATCAAACTTTCCAGTGAAGAATTGGAGCAATTGAATGCTGTCAGCCAGCCCAAAACTCCATTTATGTACATGGATTTCAGTTTGCAGCGGGGGCAAACATTACATGAAAGGATAACACAAATGAAGTCGCATTGA
- a CDS encoding nuclear transport factor 2 family protein yields the protein MTRIEQNKQIVNAAFDHAEKGNLEGFLKALSQDFKWTTTGSTGVSGTYDVQGLINEYFPKITASFESMPVIVPDKIIADENHVIRLGHGEGGVAKNGLEYNNIYCFVIEVENEKIKSITEYCDTALVEKAELGQYQISEN from the coding sequence ATGACCAGAATTGAACAGAACAAACAAATCGTAAATGCAGCATTTGACCATGCCGAAAAAGGCAACCTTGAAGGATTTTTAAAGGCTTTATCACAGGATTTCAAATGGACAACCACCGGCTCTACAGGAGTATCCGGAACATATGATGTCCAAGGACTTATAAACGAATATTTTCCAAAAATAACTGCATCTTTTGAGAGTATGCCAGTTATAGTACCTGACAAAATCATCGCTGATGAAAATCATGTAATCAGGCTTGGACATGGCGAAGGCGGGGTTGCCAAAAATGGTTTGGAATACAACAATATCTATTGCTTTGTAATAGAAGTAGAGAATGAAAAAATTAAATCCATTACCGAATATTGCGATACGGCCCTTGTTGAAAAAGCTGAATTGGGTCAATACCAGATCAGTGAAAATTGA
- a CDS encoding response regulator transcription factor, with translation MSHACILIIEDDTCILNNTAELLQLEGYTVMTASDGKIGMEKILHSPPDLIICDLLMPKMDGLTLLETLGKHPKLKKIPFIFSSAKSEKTDIEKGLAFGADDYLVKPFGLDELLKSIKKCLSTKGVAEK, from the coding sequence ATGTCCCATGCATGTATTTTAATCATTGAAGACGATACCTGCATATTGAATAATACCGCTGAACTTTTACAGCTCGAAGGCTATACGGTGATGACGGCAAGCGATGGAAAAATAGGGATGGAAAAAATACTGCATTCGCCCCCTGACCTTATCATCTGTGACCTATTGATGCCCAAAATGGATGGGCTTACCCTACTTGAAACCTTGGGCAAGCACCCCAAGCTCAAAAAGATACCTTTCATCTTCTCAAGTGCCAAATCTGAAAAAACCGATATTGAAAAAGGACTTGCCTTTGGTGCCGATGATTATTTGGTAAAGCCTTTTGGCCTCGATGAGCTTTTGAAATCAATCAAAAAATGTCTGTCAACAAAGGGTGTGGCAGAAAAATGA